A DNA window from Oligoflexus sp. contains the following coding sequences:
- a CDS encoding M66 family metalloprotease, translating into MIKDSAAITMVALLLLSCVSQQSVRSDRSAVPRGEDLGRAAGDLALSKIYLAQTHVLPMGSEMLSLISNRDTLLKVDVLGKIEGQPPAGSVELQLGDRMETLALVSPRSLPINAPSEPSWNDAYTAILPREWILPGLKLKIIVASAITELQPKIGAPNPLALTLLRMQVFQQPKPALEPAGWEAEVAAKLPVSELNVNRKGPWLFSEVVVPPRADVKLPAVRVRSTDEYRQKTRLPFDGEQGLILGLTNALQVAAGDNRLSVYYSFASGVGVGGGLADSFTAMGVDGNYAVLLHEVGHTLSLPHWANNPSYPYQTDLEGLQGDPGHVGLTWGFDGRKGLQGEIPLPYFIPPTVQNNTIGRTPGTLKKDPMAGGGSGDQEKGFLFRMFSDFSVRKMQTWLEQELVLWDEAQKQYVKWDAQKLSYQPIKNDGVNLPQFRDAATYSILYSTSAVTPEANFIYTPIGPHASHRIRTFDPSRTEDLEAARQSYCLPSCDFTLRVRAGGRTKDYLVRGTWKPDADPLNVNSHFVGALNLPAADGAIQEVNLLLTPKVESVGLPPNPQLLARYLAPGTP; encoded by the coding sequence ATGATCAAGGACTCAGCTGCCATCACCATGGTCGCCTTGTTACTACTGTCCTGCGTATCACAGCAAAGCGTACGATCCGATCGCAGCGCGGTGCCCCGAGGTGAAGACTTAGGCCGCGCTGCCGGTGACCTTGCGCTCTCCAAAATTTATCTCGCGCAGACCCATGTTCTGCCAATGGGCAGCGAAATGCTCAGCCTCATTTCGAATCGTGACACTCTGCTCAAGGTCGATGTCCTGGGAAAAATTGAGGGACAGCCTCCCGCGGGTTCTGTCGAGCTGCAGCTAGGCGATCGGATGGAAACACTGGCTTTGGTCAGTCCCCGCAGTCTCCCGATCAACGCACCATCGGAACCTTCATGGAATGATGCCTATACCGCGATCCTGCCCAGAGAATGGATCCTGCCGGGTCTGAAACTTAAAATCATCGTGGCCTCCGCGATCACCGAACTGCAGCCGAAAATTGGAGCACCCAATCCCCTGGCGCTGACGCTCCTACGCATGCAGGTGTTTCAGCAGCCCAAACCTGCTCTGGAACCGGCAGGCTGGGAGGCCGAGGTCGCCGCCAAGCTCCCTGTTTCCGAACTCAACGTGAACCGCAAGGGCCCCTGGCTTTTCAGTGAAGTCGTCGTGCCGCCACGAGCGGACGTCAAACTTCCCGCCGTGCGCGTGCGTTCCACGGACGAATATCGGCAGAAAACCAGGCTGCCCTTTGATGGTGAGCAGGGTCTTATCCTCGGACTGACCAATGCGCTGCAGGTCGCCGCGGGCGACAATCGTTTGAGCGTCTATTACAGCTTCGCCTCGGGTGTGGGTGTCGGCGGTGGACTTGCGGACAGCTTCACGGCCATGGGCGTGGACGGCAACTATGCTGTGCTCCTGCATGAAGTCGGGCATACGCTTTCGCTCCCCCATTGGGCGAATAACCCTTCGTATCCCTATCAAACCGATCTGGAAGGCTTGCAGGGTGATCCGGGGCATGTGGGCCTTACCTGGGGTTTCGATGGCCGCAAGGGCCTTCAGGGTGAGATTCCGCTCCCCTATTTTATTCCGCCCACTGTTCAAAATAATACGATCGGACGCACGCCGGGCACTTTGAAAAAAGATCCCATGGCTGGAGGCGGCAGTGGGGATCAGGAGAAGGGTTTTTTATTCCGCATGTTCTCCGACTTCAGCGTCCGCAAAATGCAGACCTGGCTGGAGCAGGAACTTGTGCTGTGGGATGAAGCGCAAAAGCAATATGTGAAGTGGGACGCGCAGAAACTTTCCTATCAGCCGATCAAAAATGATGGCGTGAACCTTCCGCAATTCCGCGATGCGGCCACGTACAGCATACTCTATAGCACCAGCGCCGTGACCCCGGAGGCCAACTTTATTTATACTCCGATCGGGCCGCATGCGTCCCATCGCATAAGGACCTTTGATCCATCCCGCACCGAGGATCTGGAGGCGGCGCGACAGAGCTACTGCCTGCCGTCCTGTGACTTCACGCTGCGGGTGCGGGCCGGGGGGCGAACCAAAGATTACCTCGTCCGCGGGACGTGGAAGCCGGACGCAGATCCCTTGAACGTCAACTCGCACTTCGTCGGGGCCTTGAACCTGCCGGCCGCGGATGGGGCTATTCAGGAGGTTAACCTCCTTCTGACGCCCAAGGTGGAAAGCGTGGGTCTGCCTCCGAATCCCCAGCTTCTGGCCCGCTACCTCGCGCCCGGAACGCCTTAG
- a CDS encoding aldo/keto reductase: MDYRRLGRSGLKVPVLSFGTATFGGSGEFFKAWGETNVQEASRLVSICMDAGLNFFDTANVYSGGLAESILGKALEGRRDKALISTKATFPTGEGPNDYGSSRHHLVQSCEASLKRLGTDYIDVYFMHGFDSFTPVEETLSALDDLVRSGKVRYIGCSNFSGWHLMKSLSVSERHGWSRYIAHQVYYSLVGRELEWELMPLGLDQGVGTMVWSPLAGGALSGKIRRNQTAPKDSRLGQIQFISYEDELLYRVVDVLEAIAQERDKSITQVALNWILARPTVSNIVIGARNEEQLMQNLGAVGWSLSADEIARLDAASEARVLYPYWHQQGFPQLFPKLASHGEER, encoded by the coding sequence ATGGACTATAGAAGACTGGGTCGATCAGGTTTAAAGGTTCCGGTGCTGAGTTTTGGAACGGCCACCTTCGGCGGATCGGGAGAATTTTTCAAGGCCTGGGGCGAGACGAACGTTCAGGAAGCGAGCCGCCTTGTCTCGATCTGCATGGACGCGGGACTGAATTTTTTTGATACGGCCAACGTCTATTCCGGAGGCCTTGCGGAAAGCATCCTGGGCAAGGCTCTTGAAGGGCGGCGCGACAAGGCTTTGATTTCGACCAAGGCCACCTTTCCCACGGGCGAAGGACCGAATGATTATGGTTCGTCGCGGCATCATCTGGTGCAGTCCTGTGAAGCCAGTTTGAAAAGGCTCGGCACGGATTATATTGATGTCTACTTCATGCATGGCTTCGATAGTTTCACGCCGGTCGAGGAAACTCTGAGCGCCCTGGATGATCTGGTGCGGTCGGGCAAGGTTCGTTATATCGGCTGCTCGAATTTTTCGGGCTGGCATCTGATGAAGTCGCTGTCGGTGTCCGAGCGCCACGGCTGGAGCCGCTATATCGCGCATCAGGTTTACTACTCCCTGGTGGGCCGCGAATTGGAATGGGAGCTGATGCCCCTCGGTCTGGATCAGGGCGTCGGCACGATGGTGTGGAGTCCATTGGCAGGCGGTGCTCTGAGCGGAAAAATCCGGCGGAATCAAACGGCGCCGAAGGACAGCCGCCTCGGTCAGATTCAATTCATCAGCTATGAAGACGAGCTTTTGTATCGCGTCGTCGATGTGCTCGAAGCGATTGCGCAGGAACGTGACAAGAGCATCACGCAGGTGGCTTTGAACTGGATCCTGGCGCGTCCCACCGTTTCGAATATCGTCATCGGTGCACGCAATGAAGAGCAACTCATGCAGAACCTGGGTGCCGTGGGCTGGTCGCTTTCCGCGGACGAGATTGCACGCCTGGATGCAGCCAGCGAAGCTCGCGTCCTTTACCCTTACTGGCATCAGCAGGGCTTTCCCCAGCTCTTTCCAAAACTTGCATCGCATGGCGAGGAACGTTAG
- a CDS encoding ATP-binding protein, with protein sequence MAALQSILSKALDYATDHPGLSQEDIKKIRMTHVACGVQSVNLITLTFILLAFNIYSFFPWLFLELLGLIACLHLEKKGRFTLAKTVFYVPILLAVAVACAGFDEKLPVIVYGFPLTIAPFLLYGRKETKVMYPLVFASVILLVAGNFAAGFLDPIFPMFSLAVLPTLTAIIFSMALILTVMIVRGFFEESYRAEQKYIEAANTISEQKERLQTVFDIVEEIILVVGEGGRIQEGFSKFTRSVIQRPEGDIIGQNAFDLLISSAHHDRDEVDQCRSALEMALGAAEIQWFVNQDKILRELEFTFAGQRKVLVLNWQPIIRNGIITNLLLMARDITLSRLHDRIKSEQQERTQALIGIVAAIMKSSRQAVEGFLVKSQQKLQAVDAHNTQSVFFELHTLKGVARSLGLQEIANRIHIMESSIRGMKAAELGSKLTALRDYIESNLQMVRDIAGSQTSSYPIAFQNLYDVASHTRLNLYSLLEKHQIALDYFRVDDAVLGWNSAALEVIHEALLHAITNTIDHGFVFPRLRQQLTAPKVQLDLKAWHEDFDTVIELSDNGNGIDDRALQALAKRYDFDLARFENPLDLLFEPGVSSTTEVSLTSGRGVGTAAVRDAATRLKGKASLRRNPERGLTLRLTLPRETSLYSTHTLQIRGHKSSDAV encoded by the coding sequence TTGGCAGCTTTACAATCCATACTATCCAAAGCCTTGGACTATGCCACCGACCATCCGGGGCTGAGTCAAGAGGATATTAAAAAAATCCGCATGACCCACGTCGCCTGCGGTGTGCAGTCGGTGAACCTGATCACCTTGACGTTCATCCTTCTCGCTTTTAATATCTATTCCTTCTTCCCCTGGCTTTTCCTGGAACTCCTGGGCCTCATAGCCTGTTTGCACCTCGAAAAAAAGGGCCGATTCACGCTGGCCAAAACTGTCTTCTATGTCCCCATACTCCTCGCCGTGGCCGTCGCCTGCGCAGGTTTTGATGAAAAACTCCCGGTCATCGTTTATGGATTTCCACTCACCATCGCCCCGTTCCTGCTTTACGGCCGAAAGGAAACCAAGGTCATGTACCCGCTCGTTTTCGCGAGCGTCATACTCCTGGTGGCGGGTAACTTTGCTGCGGGCTTTCTGGATCCGATTTTTCCGATGTTCAGTCTTGCCGTCCTCCCGACGTTGACGGCCATTATCTTCAGCATGGCCCTGATCCTGACCGTGATGATCGTCCGCGGTTTTTTCGAAGAGAGTTACCGGGCCGAGCAAAAATACATTGAAGCGGCCAATACCATCTCGGAACAAAAGGAGCGCCTGCAGACCGTCTTCGATATCGTCGAGGAAATCATTCTGGTCGTCGGCGAAGGCGGCCGGATTCAGGAGGGCTTTTCCAAGTTCACGCGCTCGGTCATTCAAAGGCCCGAAGGCGATATCATCGGGCAGAATGCTTTCGACCTTCTGATCTCATCAGCCCACCATGATAGGGACGAGGTGGATCAGTGCCGCTCGGCCCTTGAAATGGCGCTCGGAGCCGCGGAAATCCAGTGGTTCGTGAATCAGGATAAGATCCTGCGGGAGCTGGAATTCACCTTCGCCGGTCAGCGCAAGGTCCTGGTCCTGAACTGGCAGCCCATCATCCGCAACGGCATCATCACCAACCTGCTTCTGATGGCCCGTGATATTACCCTGAGCCGACTGCATGATCGCATCAAGAGCGAGCAGCAGGAAAGGACCCAGGCCCTGATTGGAATCGTAGCCGCCATCATGAAAAGCAGTCGTCAGGCCGTCGAAGGTTTTCTGGTCAAATCCCAGCAAAAGCTCCAGGCTGTGGATGCGCACAACACGCAATCCGTCTTCTTTGAGCTGCACACCCTGAAAGGGGTCGCGCGTTCGCTTGGTCTGCAGGAAATCGCCAATCGCATCCACATCATGGAATCCTCGATCCGCGGCATGAAGGCCGCGGAACTCGGCAGCAAGTTAACAGCTCTGCGCGATTATATCGAAAGCAACCTGCAGATGGTGCGGGACATCGCCGGATCGCAGACCTCGTCCTATCCGATCGCTTTTCAGAATCTTTACGATGTGGCGAGTCACACCCGCCTCAACCTTTATTCGCTCCTGGAGAAGCACCAGATCGCGCTGGACTATTTTCGCGTGGATGATGCTGTCCTCGGCTGGAATTCAGCGGCTTTGGAAGTGATCCATGAGGCTTTGCTGCATGCGATCACCAATACCATAGATCATGGCTTCGTCTTTCCACGCCTGCGCCAGCAGCTGACGGCTCCCAAAGTCCAGCTGGATCTCAAGGCCTGGCACGAGGATTTTGATACGGTGATCGAGCTGAGTGACAACGGCAATGGCATCGACGACAGGGCGCTTCAGGCCCTGGCCAAACGCTATGACTTTGATCTTGCGCGGTTTGAAAATCCGCTCGATCTGCTCTTTGAACCGGGCGTCAGCAGCACGACGGAAGTATCCCTGACCAGCGGCCGCGGAGTCGGCACAGCCGCTGTGCGGGACGCGGCCACGCGTTTGAAAGGCAAGGCCTCGCTCAGGCGGAATCCTGAACGCGGTCTGACGCTGCGCCTGACGCTGCCGCGTGAAACCAGCCTCTATTCCACGCACACGCTGCAGATTCGCGGTCATAAAAGCAGTGATGCTGTTTAA
- a CDS encoding glycosyl hydrolase: MKLWQCKAFCSLIVWSSLTSVFAQDGFTVPIGPQSGLKIKAPERGAFHSAFLDTKDSVASSADLLDRVRRYEEQAGRKLQLVSLQSNWRNGFEFPGEAVTGLYAAGYFALVRIIPGLDSSLDTGKPDPIFDLRKIADGSFDAPLVKMLQSIAALKGRDGERIPLMIAFAPEPNGGRYRHSGSLYGGAETKGWGDPETADGPEIYRDAYRHLIDLARRADVGAINITWALHLESEARPSEVWNAMKNYYPGDDYVDWLGLTVLGAHDLQNVSSYPQFQDVLLGESPVQKNRWSEFLAVSERASKGLFKFAVLEDPAQSCRKADWLKSSLDVIPKQFSQFRLVNYWNESRPQDPRESLRLDTSSCAVESYRTAIQSAFFQGRLRRDQDGPVTPPTPPTAPTPPSPPTPPSPPTPPSPPTLENVPTYAAAYGCDKDIRSFNGPLRLRASFQGGVDFEVHWIDTQGRWTFMGWGRPGRPLLVDTTAGHAFAIRVGGRCAGKVKIGLNNNIFQVGP, encoded by the coding sequence ATGAAACTATGGCAATGCAAAGCTTTTTGTAGTCTCATTGTTTGGAGCAGTCTTACTTCCGTTTTTGCCCAGGATGGATTTACAGTTCCTATCGGTCCCCAATCTGGATTGAAAATAAAGGCTCCCGAACGGGGCGCTTTTCACAGTGCCTTTCTTGATACCAAAGATTCCGTGGCCTCAAGTGCTGATCTTTTGGATCGCGTGCGGCGTTATGAGGAACAGGCGGGACGCAAACTGCAGCTCGTCAGCCTCCAAAGCAACTGGCGCAATGGTTTTGAATTTCCTGGCGAAGCCGTCACTGGTCTTTATGCGGCGGGTTATTTTGCTTTGGTGCGGATCATCCCTGGTCTTGATAGTTCGCTTGATACGGGAAAGCCTGATCCGATCTTTGATCTTCGGAAGATCGCCGATGGCAGTTTCGATGCTCCCCTTGTGAAAATGCTGCAGTCCATTGCCGCTTTGAAAGGAAGGGATGGAGAACGCATTCCACTCATGATCGCCTTCGCACCGGAACCGAATGGAGGCCGCTATCGGCACAGCGGCTCGCTTTATGGAGGGGCCGAGACCAAAGGCTGGGGTGACCCGGAAACGGCGGATGGGCCCGAAATTTATCGGGACGCGTATCGTCATCTCATTGATCTGGCTCGACGCGCGGATGTCGGAGCCATCAACATTACCTGGGCGCTTCACCTTGAAAGCGAAGCGCGGCCCTCCGAGGTCTGGAACGCCATGAAAAATTATTATCCTGGAGACGATTATGTCGATTGGTTGGGACTGACTGTGCTAGGTGCTCATGACCTGCAGAATGTTTCCAGCTACCCCCAATTTCAGGACGTTTTGCTCGGGGAATCGCCCGTGCAAAAAAACCGCTGGTCGGAATTTTTAGCGGTTTCGGAACGCGCGTCGAAAGGTCTTTTCAAGTTTGCTGTCCTCGAAGATCCCGCCCAATCCTGCCGTAAAGCGGATTGGCTCAAGAGTTCCCTTGACGTCATTCCCAAGCAATTTTCCCAGTTCAGACTCGTGAACTATTGGAATGAATCCCGGCCCCAGGATCCGCGGGAGAGCCTGCGTCTGGATACGTCCTCCTGTGCGGTGGAATCCTACCGGACGGCTATCCAATCGGCTTTTTTCCAGGGCCGTCTGCGCCGGGACCAGGATGGTCCTGTGACGCCTCCAACACCGCCGACCGCTCCAACACCGCCTTCGCCTCCAACACCGCCTTCGCCTCCAACACCGCCTTCACCTCCCACTCTTGAAAACGTTCCTACCTATGCAGCAGCCTATGGCTGTGATAAGGATATCCGGTCCTTCAATGGTCCTCTGCGGCTCCGAGCCAGTTTTCAGGGCGGCGTGGATTTTGAAGTGCACTGGATTGATACTCAGGGTCGCTGGACCTTTATGGGCTGGGGGCGTCCCGGGCGTCCGCTTTTGGTGGACACCACCGCGGGTCACGCTTTTGCCATCAGGGTGGGCGGCCGCTGTGCTGGAAAAGTTAAAATCGGCCTGAATAACAACATTTTTCAAGTAGGCCCTTAA
- a CDS encoding pyridoxal phosphate-dependent decarboxylase family protein, giving the protein MQTSDAWDSENFRRHAHAAVDLLTDYLQKVGDPRTAGPVLPWVPPDAMLKRWSSDFEKPRDPQELMREVVAGSNHLHHPHYVGHQVTSPLPLTGLFSLLSSLLNNGSAVYEMGMVATAMERRALLWMARHLGYGEDADGVLTSGGSAGNLTALLAARQAKAGFDVWREGQGSAPPLAVLVSDQAHYCIKRSAQIMGWGEEGVILIPSDEHFRMRADRLEDGLQRAARQGRRVIAVVGSACSTATGAMDPLDAIADFAARHELWFHVDGAHGASFVLAPAWKDKLKGIERADSVVWDAHKMLLTPALITAVMFRQGKHSYESFAQSASYLFGDAHTARDNWYDLGLRTLECTKNMMGFVLYASLASYGESFFADYIASMGQLAKDFAQLIRDAPDFELAVLPDANIVCFRYKGKAGDEDSDRLQEEIRSRLIASGRFYLVQTRLRGRLYLRTTLINPTTRLAHLRELLEAIRS; this is encoded by the coding sequence TTGCAAACATCTGACGCCTGGGATTCGGAAAATTTTCGACGTCATGCGCACGCGGCTGTCGATCTGCTCACTGATTACCTACAAAAAGTTGGGGATCCCAGGACGGCCGGCCCTGTGCTTCCCTGGGTTCCACCCGACGCGATGCTGAAGCGCTGGTCGTCTGATTTTGAAAAGCCGCGGGATCCTCAGGAATTGATGCGTGAGGTCGTCGCCGGATCGAATCATCTGCATCACCCGCATTATGTGGGTCATCAGGTTACTTCGCCTTTGCCCCTGACGGGGCTTTTTTCTCTATTATCCTCGCTCCTCAATAATGGTTCCGCCGTCTATGAGATGGGTATGGTGGCCACAGCCATGGAGCGGCGTGCCCTGCTGTGGATGGCTCGCCACCTTGGTTATGGCGAGGACGCCGATGGTGTGCTCACCTCCGGAGGCTCTGCCGGTAATCTGACTGCGCTTCTCGCCGCACGGCAGGCCAAGGCAGGCTTTGATGTGTGGCGTGAGGGACAGGGTTCGGCACCGCCTCTGGCTGTTCTGGTTTCCGATCAGGCTCACTATTGCATCAAACGCTCCGCCCAGATCATGGGCTGGGGTGAAGAGGGCGTTATCCTGATTCCGAGTGACGAGCACTTTCGCATGCGCGCGGATCGTCTTGAAGATGGCCTGCAGCGAGCGGCGAGGCAGGGACGCCGGGTGATCGCCGTGGTCGGCAGCGCCTGCTCCACAGCTACCGGGGCCATGGATCCCTTGGATGCGATCGCCGACTTTGCGGCAAGACATGAACTTTGGTTTCATGTGGATGGTGCGCATGGAGCTTCGTTTGTTTTGGCTCCGGCCTGGAAAGACAAGCTGAAGGGTATCGAACGCGCGGATTCGGTCGTCTGGGACGCGCATAAAATGCTGTTGACGCCGGCCCTGATCACGGCGGTTATGTTCCGGCAAGGCAAGCATTCCTATGAAAGTTTCGCGCAGAGTGCCTCCTATCTTTTCGGGGATGCGCATACGGCGCGTGATAACTGGTATGACCTGGGCCTCAGGACTTTGGAATGCACGAAGAACATGATGGGCTTCGTGCTCTATGCAAGCCTTGCCAGCTATGGCGAGTCCTTTTTCGCCGACTATATCGCTTCCATGGGACAGCTGGCCAAGGACTTCGCCCAGCTGATCCGTGACGCTCCCGACTTTGAACTTGCCGTCCTGCCCGACGCGAACATCGTCTGCTTTCGTTATAAAGGCAAGGCGGGTGATGAGGACAGCGACAGGCTGCAGGAAGAGATTCGAAGCCGCCTGATCGCCAGCGGACGTTTCTATTTGGTCCAGACAAGGCTGAGGGGACGGCTTTATCTGCGAACGACCCTCATCAATCCAACGACGCGCCTCGCGCATCTGCGCGAACTGCTGGAGGCCATTCGGTCTTAA
- a CDS encoding trypsin-like serine protease: MKIWSPLFLALLAHACGESTASSDLDIVAGRADQTWGSSVVLVSDTALGSCTGTALTSRHVLTAAHCVQGGTGKPYVNIYGPGQALPQKNSLAVLKFDLPAGIDASRLDFQADDQRFADLAVLTLAEPLPTSIKPLPLASSYPGRGATVLAVGTGEHDRTLNAGAEMRSRSARTYSTSDSSGSIVMAAAYTNKGDSGGPIVFRGSDGRWQQLGILNGTVEYQQNILDRYTSVHEARNRLWIQKIISAR, from the coding sequence TTGAAAATCTGGTCTCCTCTTTTCCTCGCACTCCTGGCCCACGCCTGCGGTGAGTCCACCGCCTCTTCCGATCTTGATATCGTGGCTGGTCGCGCCGACCAAACCTGGGGCAGCTCGGTGGTTCTGGTCAGTGATACAGCGCTGGGATCCTGCACAGGAACAGCCTTGACTTCGCGTCATGTCCTGACCGCGGCTCATTGCGTGCAGGGTGGAACCGGCAAACCCTATGTGAATATCTACGGCCCGGGTCAGGCGCTTCCTCAGAAAAACAGTCTGGCCGTTTTGAAGTTTGATCTGCCTGCCGGCATCGATGCCTCGCGCCTTGATTTCCAGGCCGATGATCAGCGTTTCGCCGATCTCGCTGTCTTGACTTTGGCCGAACCACTTCCCACCAGCATCAAGCCGCTGCCTTTGGCCAGCAGCTATCCTGGACGGGGCGCCACGGTCCTGGCCGTGGGAACCGGCGAGCATGACAGGACTTTGAATGCCGGCGCGGAAATGCGTTCACGTTCGGCCCGCACCTATTCCACGAGCGATTCCAGTGGTTCGATCGTGATGGCCGCTGCGTATACGAATAAGGGTGATTCGGGTGGACCGATCGTGTTCCGCGGCAGCGATGGCCGTTGGCAGCAGCTCGGCATTCTGAACGGGACTGTGGAATATCAGCAGAATATCCTGGACCGTTACACGAGCGTGCATGAAGCGCGCAATAGACTTTGGATTCAAAAGATCATCAGCGCCCGCTGA